A single Candidatus Kaelpia imicola DNA region contains:
- a CDS encoding radical SAM protein — protein sequence MEKESLTLFSKSYSLRKLPYPHIVVSSKKEIHGWWGGRRECTGERFLLNPYSGCSVGCFYCYARSFPGWFQLFRKRGIVVVAEEFHKAVARQLDSIDIAACGYLSPVTDPFQPLNREFRLAEKIIVEFSKRNIPIEFITKCRVPDEVLNILKGNEHNFGQISILTPDEKISRILAPRGAGVDILFENIARISAKGIFSVIRIDPILPFITDSREDLANLIRKAKKSGAKHVISSVLDIPQVIREEILEFIKRNFGFDIYIKYKGLYTEKISGYLNADLNYRIKIFDFLKREVLKNGMSFALCMEHRILKDGNLKGLNKEYMSSDNCEGINIPLYRRRGDKFYPAADCPGNCLNCEDPICGVDDLAMGEPGSKKDWKLKDYKRWSAMIKLKSYEDK from the coding sequence ATGGAGAAAGAGAGTCTCACCTTATTTAGCAAGAGTTATTCCTTAAGGAAGTTGCCCTATCCACATATAGTAGTATCCAGCAAGAAGGAGATTCATGGCTGGTGGGGCGGGAGAAGAGAGTGCACGGGTGAGAGGTTTCTTCTCAACCCCTACTCCGGTTGCTCTGTAGGCTGCTTCTATTGCTATGCCAGATCTTTTCCGGGATGGTTTCAACTATTCAGAAAACGCGGCATAGTTGTTGTAGCGGAAGAGTTCCATAAGGCAGTGGCCAGGCAATTGGATTCGATAGATATTGCTGCCTGTGGTTACCTGAGCCCTGTTACAGATCCTTTTCAGCCTCTTAATCGGGAATTTAGATTAGCAGAGAAGATAATAGTTGAATTTAGCAAAAGAAACATCCCAATTGAGTTTATAACAAAATGCAGGGTGCCTGATGAAGTTTTAAATATACTTAAAGGTAATGAACACAATTTCGGCCAGATCTCTATCCTGACTCCGGATGAAAAGATCAGCAGAATCCTGGCTCCTCGAGGTGCTGGTGTTGATATTCTTTTTGAAAATATAGCTAGAATCTCAGCCAAAGGTATATTTTCAGTTATAAGAATAGATCCGATTCTACCTTTTATAACAGATAGCAGAGAAGATTTAGCCAATCTTATAAGAAAGGCAAAGAAGAGCGGAGCTAAGCATGTAATATCAAGCGTCTTGGATATTCCACAAGTCATAAGAGAAGAAATTTTGGAGTTTATAAAAAGAAATTTCGGTTTTGATATTTATATCAAATATAAAGGTCTTTATACTGAAAAGATAAGCGGTTATTTAAACGCAGATCTAAACTACAGAATTAAGATTTTTGATTTTTTAAAGAGAGAGGTTTTAAAAAACGGAATGAGTTTCGCGCTTTGTATGGAGCATAGGATTTTAAAAGATGGAAATTTAAAAGGCCTAAATAAGGAGTATATGAGTTCAGATAACTGTGAAGGTATCAATATTCCTCTCTATAGGAGAAGAGGAGATAAGTTTTATCCTGCAGCCGATTGTCCAGGTAACTGTTTGAATTGCGAGGATCCGATTTGCGGTGTAGATGATCTGGCAATGGGTGAGCCCGGCTCTAAAAAAGATTGGAAACTTAAAGATTACAAAAGATGGTCAGCGATGATAAAATTAAAAAGTTATGAAGATAAATAA
- a CDS encoding macro domain-containing protein encodes MKINNVEIEFRNEDITTLKVDAIINPANTELIMGGGLALAIKRRAGGEIEREVLRLAPIVLGDSVITSGGRLKADWIIHSATMKMDFKTDQDIIGRSLDSALNLAKERSLKSIAVPALGCGTGRFPIKKAAKIMVDEVLSHIQNGSSLKRIVFSFKTEPAYLEFKESFLSYYSYQSRKLAQIPIPTVDAIIFTEENKVLLIERENPPYGLALPGGFLEYGESLEDCIRREVEEETSLRVIKLKQFHTYSAPGRDPRFHTVTTVFIVEVKGLPKAGSDAKAIKQFLLDKLPSKEDFAFDHWQILQDWLKTRQ; translated from the coding sequence ATGAAGATAAATAATGTAGAGATTGAATTTAGGAATGAAGATATCACTACTTTAAAAGTCGATGCTATTATAAATCCTGCGAATACAGAGTTAATTATGGGTGGAGGGTTGGCCCTTGCTATCAAAAGAAGGGCCGGGGGTGAGATAGAGAGAGAGGTTCTTAGACTGGCCCCTATTGTCCTGGGTGACTCTGTGATAACATCCGGAGGCCGGTTAAAAGCAGATTGGATAATACATTCAGCAACCATGAAAATGGATTTTAAAACAGATCAAGATATTATAGGAAGATCTTTGGACAGCGCTTTGAACCTTGCAAAAGAGAGAAGTCTTAAGAGTATTGCAGTGCCTGCTTTAGGCTGCGGTACAGGAAGATTCCCGATTAAGAAGGCTGCCAAGATCATGGTTGACGAAGTTTTGAGCCATATCCAAAATGGCAGTTCACTTAAGAGGATTGTTTTTTCGTTTAAAACTGAGCCGGCATATTTAGAGTTTAAAGAGAGCTTCTTATCTTATTATAGTTATCAATCAAGAAAGCTGGCTCAGATTCCAATACCTACAGTAGATGCTATTATTTTTACAGAGGAGAATAAAGTCCTTCTCATAGAGAGGGAGAATCCTCCTTACGGCCTTGCTCTTCCCGGAGGATTCCTGGAGTATGGGGAGTCTCTTGAAGATTGTATCAGGCGGGAAGTCGAAGAGGAGACTTCCTTAAGAGTGATAAAATTAAAACAGTTTCACACCTATTCAGCTCCAGGCAGGGATCCCAGGTTTCATACCGTAACTACAGTCTTTATAGTAGAGGTAAAAGGTTTACCCAAAGCAGGCAGTGATGCTAAAGCTATAAAGCAGTTTTTGTTAGATAAACTGCCTTCCAAGGAAGATTTTGCTTTCGATCATTGGCAGATATTACAGGATTGGCTTAAAACCCGGCAATAA